Genomic DNA from Pseudomonas fluorescens:
GTGTGCTGCTGGCCTTCGAGGCGGCCAATGCGAAGGTGCTGTCGCGGCTCAGCGAGCACTTGAGAAGTGCCACGGAAACTGAACGAGGTTACCTGATGGCCCTGGGGTGGCTCGACTGGGAGCGGATATCGCCCTGGATCGAGCGCATGCTCGCCTCCCCCGAGCCCTTGTTTCACCGCCTCGGCCTGGCGGCCTGCGGCATGCATCGCCAGAATCCCGGCCCTATCCTGCTGACCGAACTGTCCCACGCCGACCCCAGCGTGCTGGCACGTGCCGCCCGCACGGCTGGCGAGCTACGCCGGCGTGACCTGCTGCCGGCGATTCGTGCCCACCGCCAGCATGAAGACGCCGCCACGCGCTTCTGGGCCAACTGGGCCACCAGCCAAATGGGCGACCAGCAAGCCTTGGAGGCTCTGCGCTCATTCGCCGAGCAACCGGGCGAGTTCCAGTACCGCGCGCTCTGCGTACTGCTGGCCTGGCAAGAGCGCGAACCCAGCATCGCCTGGATACGGCAATGGGTACAGGATCCCCGGGATCGGCGCATCGGCGTCCAGGCCCTTGGACTGCTGGGCGATCCGGTCTGCGTGCCCTGGTTGATCCAGCAGATGAGCGACCTGCCCTATGCCCGCGTCGCCGGCGAAGCCTTCAGCATGATCACCGGCGCGGACCTGGCGTTGCTCGATCTGGAATTGCAGGCCCTGCCGAATTTCGATGCGGGCCCGAACGACAACCCTGAAGATCCCAATGTCGCCATGGACCCCGATGAAAACCTGCCCTGGCCCGATTCACAGGCAATCGAAAGATGGTGGCAAGCCAATAGCGGACACTTCCAGGAGGGTACTCGTTATATGCTGGGATTGGCCCATAGTGAACACAGCTTTCAGCAAGCCCTTGTCCGCGGCCAGCAACGCCAGCGCATCGCCGCCGCCTGCGGTCTCGCCCGCTTCCGGCCAGACGTGGCGCTTTTCCCTACCAACGCACCGGCCTGGCGGCAAAAGCGGTTGTTGGGGATGACGGCGGTGTCCGGGCGTTGATCAGGATGTTCATATAGCGCGCCGACGCCTGGCAATCACTTACCCCCCTTTGGAGGCACCATGCCAAACGCAACTGGACAGAACCCTGTGGCACTCATCAGTGGGGTTGGAAGTGAGATCGGAATCGGCATGGCGATCGCGCGCAGACTGGGTACAGCAGGCGCCAGACTGATCGTCACCGCCAGCAGTGCACGCATCAACGATCGAGTCGCAGAACTGCGCGCCGAAGGGTTCGAAGTCGAAGGCCGGGCCCTCGATCTTACCGATGAAAACCAGGTACGTGAGTTTATGGCGTGGGCGGAGTCCCTCTGGGGCCAGATCGATATCCTGGTCAACAACGCGGGCATGGCCATGCAAGGCAGCCCGGAGTTTTTTTCCGACGTTGCAAGCATGGATCTGCACACCTGGAACCTGACGCTGGCGCGAAACCTGACCACGGCCTTTCTTCTTACACGGGCAGTTCTGCCCGGCATGCGGGCGCGTCGTTACGGGCGCATCGTCAACATCAGTTCCACGACCGGCATTCGGTGCAGTAACCCCGGTGAAGCGGCCTACAGCGCCGCGAAGGCCGCGATGGTTGGAATGAGTATGAGCCTGGCGCTGGAAGTCGCCCAGCAAGGGATCACTGTAAACAGCGTCGCTCCCGGCTGGATCACCACAGGATCGACCACTACAGAGGAAGCCAAAGCGGCCGAATACACGCCGATGGGCCGCGCTGGACGTCCCGAAGAGGTCGCTGCACTGGTGGCTTTCCTGGCGTCTTCAGAGGCGAGCTACCTCACGGGGGAAGTTATCGTGGTGGATGGCGGAAACTGCCTGGTGGAGAACAAGGCCCCTTGATCTGAATCCATGGCCAACACCTTTCCCTTGTGGGTGCTCACGATTGCGGTGGTCCGGTCACTTGAACAACTCACTGCTCATGAAATCAATGAACACCCGCAGTTTCGGCGCCAGGTGCTTGCTTGAAGGCCAGAGCATGCGGAAGGTACTCTGATGCCGATTGAAATCGTCGAGGACGGTGACCAGTTCACCGGCGGCGATGGCATCGCGCACGGTGAAGTCCGGCACGCAGGCAATCCCCAATGCATCGCGCACGACGTACAGCAACGCCTCGGTGGTGTTGCAGACCAGGGTGGCCGGCAGGTTGAGATCCGGCTGCCCTTCCCCGTTTATCGGCCAGACCTGCATCCTGCCAGTACTGGGAAACTTGTAGAGCAGGCAGGCATGGCGCAGCAGATCCGCCGGCACCTGCGGCGTGCCGTGTTCGGCGAGGTACCGGGGCGAACCGACCACGACGAGCTTGAACGTGCCCAACGGACGGGACATCAGCCGGGAGTCGTTCGGTTCTCCAGTCCGAACGACGACATCGAAACCTTCCTCGATGATGTCCACCAGCCTGTCGGAGAAATCCAGGTCCAGTTCGATACTGGGGTAGCGGCGCATGAAGGCCATCAGCGTCGGCATGACCAAGTCTGCAACCAGCGGCAAACTCACCCGCAGTTTGCCCCGTGGCGCTTGGCGGGTTTGCGACAGTTCCAGTTCGGCCGCTTCGACTTCGCAGAGAATACGCCGGCAACGCTCGAGGAAAAGCGTCCCTTCCGCCGTCAGCGTGATACTGCGCGTGCTGCGATGAAACAGCCGCACACCCAGGCGTTCCTCGAGCCGGGCGACGCTTTTGCCCACTGCCGAAGACGAAATGCCCAGCGCCCTGCCCGCCTCTGAAAAACTGCGGGTTTCGGCCGCGCGAACAAAAAAATCAATCCCGCTCAGTGATTCCACGCCAGGCTCCAATTGCGGACATTTTTTCCGATGTGTTGCGCACTCTAGCATTCTTGTCTCGCCAAGGAGGGGCACTTACCGTAGTCGGCACTTATCAATCTGCGATTGACGCCGCTATCCGGCGGGTCAGAAGCGTTCCAGGCAGGTGACACATGACGATTGCCAATACCCATATCGACGCCGATGCCGAGGTTGTCCCGGACACCGCGCCGCTCCCCATCGGATCACTGTTTGCCCTCGCGCTGGCGGCATTCGTGACCATCCTCACCGAAGCCTTGCCCGCCGGTCTTCTTTCACAGATCAGCGAAGGGCTGGCGATCTCCGAAGCCCTCGCCGGCCAGTTGGTCACGGTCTACGCGATCGGTTCCTTGCTGGCGGCCATTCCATTGACCGCCGCGACCCAAGGCATGCGACGCAGATCGCTGTTGCTGATGGCCATCGCCGGTTTCGCCGTTGCCAATACCGTCACGACGTTTTCTACCCATTATGGTTTGACCATTGTCGCGCGCTTGCTGGGGGGCGTATCGGCCGGGCTGCTGTGGGCCTTGTTGGCCGGTTATGCCGCCCGCATGGTGCCCGAAAGCCAGAAAGGTCGAGCGATTGCAATCGCCATGGTGGGCGCGCCCTTGGCGTTATCCCTGGGCGTCCCGGCTGGCACGCTGCTCGGCAATCTGGTCGGTTGGCGAATGAGCTTCGCCCTCATGAGCCTGTTCGCCGTGGCCTTGATGGTCTGGGTACGACTCAAGGTGCCTGACTTTCCCGGGCAGGCTTCCAGCAAACGTCTTGCCCTGGGCCAGGTCTTCACCCTGCCGGGCGTTCGTTCGGTGTTGTTCGTGGTACTGGCTTTTGTCCTGGCGCACAACATTCTCTTTACCTATATCGCTCCGTTTTTGACGGCGGCGGGCCTGGGCGAGCGAACGGATCTGGTCCTGCTGGTCTTTGGCGTCGCATCGTTGCTGGGGATCTGGGTCGTCGGCGTGCTGATCGATCGCCATCTGCGGGCGTTGACGCTCGCAGGTACGGTGTTGTTCGCCCTTTCGGCCATGATGCTCGGGGCAATGAACGACAGGCCTGCGGCGGTGTATATCGCCGTGGCCGCCTGGGGAATCGCTTTCGGAGGGGCTGGGACGCTGTTCCAGACGGCCATCGCCAAGACTGCCGGAGACGCGGCGGATCTCGCCCAGTCAATGCTGGTCACGGCCTGGAACCTCGCCATTGCCGGCGGCGGGATCGTCGGCGGCATTCTGCTCGATCATCTGGGGGTGGTGGCGTTTGCGCCGGTCCTGGTCGTTCTCCTGCTGCTGACGTTGGCGGTGGTGGGGTCTGCCAGGCAGTACGGGTTTGCGAAGCGCGTTCAATGAACAGGGTGAATCAACGTCACTCAAGTCTCATGCTCTGCCGTCAGCGCCGGGGTGGCGCTTGCCCGGTATTTCGACAGGCTTACCCAGGCCAGCGGTATCGCACTCAGGCAGGCCGCCGCAAACAACCAGTGGGCCGCCGCCAGGGCATCTCCGCTCTGGCGGTAGATCAGGGTAATCAGCGCAGGCGTGGCACTGCCGAAGAGGGTCACCGATAAGGCGTAGGCCAGTGAGACACCCAAGGCCCTGACCTGCACCGGAAACAGCTCTGCCAAGGCCGCCGCAGCCGGCCCGGTGTAAAGCACCATCAACACTGCCAGCGCGCATTGGAAGATGATCAGCGTCTGGAGACTGGGACTGTTGTTCAGCCATACGAACCCTGGGTAGGCACAGAGCGCGACCCCCACGGCACCGATGAGCATCACGGTGTAGCGCCCGATACGGTCCGACAGCAGTGCCGTTAACGGACACAGCAGCGTGATGAGGCCGACCAGCACCAACCCCAGGTAGGCCTTGTTGCGCGGAAGCTCAAGCACCATCGATGCATAGGTCGGGATGAAATTGATCAATTGTGTCGCGACCGTCCAGAGCACGACGATCAACACCCCCATCACGAGGTTGGGCAGATAGGGGCGAAGGCTAGGCCCCTTCCCGGCCATCGCGTGCTTATCTTGATTATCGAGAAAGCGGCGCAGCGGCTCGCTTTCCTCGAGACTGCGGCGAATTTTCAAGCCTGCGACCACGACCAGCAGTCCGAAGACATAGGGCACGCGCCAACCCCACTCATCCAACTGGGCGGGCGTCAGCGCGCTCGACAACAGACTCGCACTTAAACCGCATAGCAGGAATGATCCGGCTTGTGCCACTTGTTGGCTGGACGCAAATAGCGCGCGGCGGTCCGCCGGTGCTGTCTCGACAAGATAGGCCAGCGCGCCACCGATCTCTCCTCCTGCTGCAACCCCCTGCAATATGCGCGCGACGACAACGCTCAGCGGTGCCCACCAACCGATGGTCTCGTAGGTCGGGCATACGGCAATGATCAGGGTCCCGGCGCCCATCAGCATGATGGACAGCGTCAGCGCGGCCTTGCGCCCCTGGCGATCGGCATAGCGCCCCATCAGCAGCGCGCCCAACGGTCGGGCCACGAAGCCGACGGCGAGCGCCAGGTAGGATGCGAGCAACGACATCAATGGGTCGGAAGCCGGAAAGAACGCTGCGGCAATCTGCAAGGAGAAGATCGCAAACAGGGTGAAGTCGAACCATTCCAGTGCGGCGCCCACGCTCACCGCCAGCACCAGCTTCCTGCGTTCGCGCCCCTGGCTATCCAAGGCTGTGGCGCTCATTGCGCACCCCCTGCGGGAAATGGCGGCAATGGCTCACAACGTGCCAGGCGGCGCAGGAACTGTTCACAGGCCTTGAGCTGGGCCAAGTCCACATACTCGTTCACTTTGTGCGCTTGCTTGATGCTCCCTGGGCCGCAGACGATCGTGGGGATCCCTGCGGCCTGAAACAGTCCGGCCTCGGTGCTGTACGCCACTCGCTGTCGGCCATGGGCCATTGAGCTAGCCTCGCGGACCCACTGCGCGAATGCCTGGTTGCCCTTCTCATCCAACCCCGGGGTATGCAACGTGTGGGAAAACTCGATGGACGCTGCCCAAGCGCGATCATCCGTCTCACTGTGCATGGCCTGCTTAGCGTCGTCCTTGATCTGTACCAGCAGTTGCTCGGCATCACATCCGGGCAGGTAGCGAATCTCGAAGTCAAAGCTGCATTGACCGGGAATGACATTGCCAGCGACACCGCCATTGACCCGGCAGACCTGGACGGTGGTGTACGGGACATCGAACCCGCTGTCCAACGGCCCCTGTGAAAGCCGCCTGGCCACGTGCTGAAGCTGCATCTGTACCCGCGCGGCATAGTCGATAGCGTTGACCCCCTCGTTCGGCAACGAGGAGTGCGCCACCTTGCCATGGACACAGCAATTGATTTCGTGACGCCCCTTGTGGCCGATCACCAACGCCATTGAAGTCGGCTCGCCGACAATGCAACCGGCGGGCTCCAACTGCGCCTGGGTGATGAACGGGGCCAGATGTTTCGCCCCCATCGCACCCACTTCTTCGTCATAGGACAAGGCCAGGTGAAAGCTTTGTCGTGCAGAGGCCATCAGCTCGGGAACCATCGCCAGCACCACGGCGATGAACCCCTTCATGTCTGAACTGCCACGACCGTAGAGCCGGTCCTGATCCAGATAAGCGCTGAACGGGTCCTGCGCCCAAGCCTGGCCCGCTACCGGCACCACGTCAGTATGTCCGGACAGGATGATGCCCCCGGGGCGTGGCGGTCCCAGGCTGGCAAACAGGTTCGCCTTGCGCCCGGAGGCGTCCGGTAGAATCTGGGCCTGTACCCCGAAACCGTGCAGGTACCCGCTCACCCATTCGATAAGGTCCAGATTGGAGCGGTCGCTGACCGAAGGGAAACCGATCAAGGTTCGTGCGATTTCCAATGTGCGTGCCAGTACGCTGCGGTCGTCATTCGAGCAAGCGTCTGCCGCCCCCTGCGCAAAGGCCAAGGAAAGAGTCATGGGATGCTCCAGCAAACAGAAGTCTATTTTTGAAGGGCAACAGGCATAGGCCCTGAATGAACAACGCGCCTGTCTCGCGAAAACCAGACGTTGGACAACAACACCGCCACGCACACCACCGTAACCAGGACGGGAACCCAAGGGCTATGCCAGGTGGAGAGCACGAACTCGGCGGCCAAGGCAATGACCGGCACGCAAGGCGTGAGAATGGACACCCGCCCACCTCCCAGGTGCTGAATGGCAAATTGCAGGGTAAACACCGGAATCAGCACGCTGACAAACGCCAGCTTGATCAACTGGCCGAGCATGGCGGTATCCAGCGTGAGCAGTTGGTGCAGATTTTCCCGGCCGACCCACCCTGTGACGATCAATAGCAGGAAGAACCTGACGCACAGGATATCCATGGCGCTGTACTTTCTGTCGCGGTTCAGTCGAGCCGAGCAGAACACATAGATCCCGCCCGTGATCCCGGCAACACTCGCCAGGGCGATGCCTTCATGCAGGTTGACCAGGCTTACCTGGGCCGTGACCCCAAGCGCGAGACGCATAAGGACCAACGCCATCAGCGACAGCAGGATCAGCAGCGCGCCCAGCCAGCGGGAACGACTGACCGAGGAGCGCGCCACCAGCATTTCACAGGCCACCACCACCAGCGGCATCCAGCCCTGATAGATGGCCGACTCCACCGACGCCTCGATGCGCTGCAATGCCATGAACATCAACCACCAACTGAACAACGTCAGCACATTGAGCAGCAGCACGCCTCGCCACTCCTCGCGTAGCAGGCGAAACGGGTCATGACCCCGCAAGGTATGCACCAGGAAAAATACCGCCCAGGCCATCAGGAAGGTAATGAATGTCAACGCCGCCCCACTGATACGGGTGAACGCCACCATGACCCAGACGGCCGAGAGCGCCGTCGAGATGCAGTAGACCGCCATGCTGACGGCACCGAGTATTCCTGTCTTCATGCCTGCTCCTTGAGAAAAACCTGTGCTTGGCGCCCTACCTGATCGATCAAGCGGTTCCCGGCTCCAGCACTTCCACCTGGGTCGGTACGTAGTGCTGCAAAGCCTCGAAGTCGGCGCGAAGTACCTTTGGGTCTGCGTTATACAAAGTCAGGATGCCGGCGGTATCGGCCAGGGACCGGGAGTCCACCACCATTCCGGGGGCGACCCGCCAGTCGATGTCGTAGATACTGGAAATGGGGGGCTCGTTGAGCTGGCTGATCCGGCCTTTGCGCAAGGGCAACAAGGCGGACACCACGTTGTTCTTCTCGTTGGGCTTGATGGCATCGAGAGCTGCGACGCCGGCTGTGAGGTAGAGATTGGCGTCGATCAGGTTGATGTCGCTGTTTTTCTCGTGGTACGGCACCCCGATGCCGCCAGGTACGCGTGCGGCAATTTCCAGGAACACCGGATAACCGCGCTTGCGGTCCACGAAGACCTCGTGGTGCGTCGAACCGTTGCGAAAGTTCAGGGCCGCAATCACGTCCCGATTGAATGCCTCCAGGGTCGCCTTGAGCGTGGGGTCGGCCACGGGAATCACGCTCAAGGGCTTGCCCTGGACGAAGTCAAAGTTGGTGCAACCCAGTTCCAGCACACCGCAGTAGCGGATTTGACCGTCGACCACAAACGAGTCGCATTGGAACATGTCGCCGTCAATGAACTCGTCCACCTCGTAATCAAAATGATACGGCGAGGCCAGCACTTGTTCGCGGGCCTTGATGAATTCGGCCTCGCTGCGAATGATCGACACCTCGAAACTGCCCGCTGCGTTCACCGGCTTCAGGACCAGGGGCAAGCCCAATCGCGCCGTCAGCTCGGCGTAGTAAGCCTGCGGCTCAGCCGATAGCCGTACGTGATCCAGTGGCACAAACTCGGGAATGCGTATCCCCTTCTGGCTGACGGCATGTTTCATCAGCACTTTGTCGCGAAAGTTCGCCACGATCGCCTGTGTATCCCCCTCTAATCCGAACTCCTCGCGCAACTGAGCCGCCAGTTCAACATGGCACTCTTCCTGGCAGAAAATACGCAATGACGAAGTATTGCCCTGCACGGCTCGCAGCTCATCGCTGATGATGCTGCGACATTGGTCATGGTCCAGCAGCGGACGGATGTTGCGCTGCAGGTCGGCATCGACGCGCACAACCTGTGAGACATTACGCTCGAGCGCGGGCGGCAGGACGTCGGCATGATAGGCGATCAGCACTGTCCGGCAATCTCGACCCAGCGTCTGCAACGCCTTCTCGGAGGCAAAGTTAAGGTAATGGGGCGTCAGGAAAACGATGGTCTGGATCATAGTAGTGCCTCACTGGAAGTCGACGTTCATGCGATAGAGAAGGCGCGCATCGGCGCCCCCTTCACTTTTGGGTATTGGCGGACCTTTATGCAGCGTTGAGAGGTTGTCCCAGATGACGATGTCGCCTGGGCGGTAGGCATGCCGATAGCGCGGTGCGTGCTGGACAAGGAAGTCGACCAGGCTGTCGAGAATGCGATGGGACAGTGCAGGCGTTACCCCTTCTATTTGCATGGCCGTTGCAGCCGGTGCATACAGCGACGCCGTGCAGGCGAGCGGGTGTTGGTACACCAGGGGGTGGACCACGGTGTTTTCCAGTGCGCCAGCCTCCTGGGAATTGAGCTGTTGCACCGCTGCATCGGCATTGCGCAGCGCGTCGCGATTGCCGAAACGATGGTGAATCCGCAGGTTTTCCAGGTCGAGACCTTTCAGATACGGCGGGCAACCTGGGCTTTCCAGCCACTGGCGAACCTGCTGCAGGCCTGCGACACAATCGATGAATTGGGTCTCGCCGTGTTGGTCGGGTACACGTACCGACAGCAGTGACGTGAACACCGTGTTCGCCGATTTGTACGACATGTCCGTGTGCCAATACCCTCCTCCTTCATGCACGCCCAAGGCCTGGCCGTCCCGATGGAGATTGGTCACAGTCAGCACTTCCCGATAATCCTCGAGGCAGTACTTGGCCAACACATGATGGACAGGCGAGCCCAGCCTGCGCATCAACTGCACATAAGGGGCGACGCTGACGTCCTGGTTGGCGATGACCAGTACCTTGGCCTGGGCGATGGCCTGCTTGAGCGCCGCTGCCGACTGACCGAGCACGTCGCCAATGTCCAGGCGTAGCGGCTGGAACATCCTCACGCCCATGACCGCAGTCCTTCTCGCAGCGATATGGCGGCACTCATTTCTGCAGCTGCCGGCACCATCGTGTTGATCGACGCATAACCTGAGGCAGCACCCGCGAAATACAGGCCCGCGACAGGGCTTTTCCCATCCTGGTGACAGGTAAAGCCGGTTTGCTGGTTGAGCAGTTGCGGCCAGTCGGTGGCGGGCAGTTGTGCGGTGACGCCGATGGCCGAAACAAGGCATTGCTCCTTCGCCGACACATCCAAATGCAACTCATGCCCGTCGAATGCCTGGGCGACGACCAATCGACCCGCCTCTTGAGCCTTGCGACAGGAAGCCTGGAGCAGCGGATGGCCGTTGAGTGACGCCGGAAGGTCCATGACGACCTTGTCGCCATCCTGGTGAATGCTGTTGTAGGCATGTAACCAGATATTGGCCCGGCCCGTGCTGCTGGCGCTGTTGAGCGGCCCTTGAAAGGAACTGGACGAAGTCTTGGCAATCATTTCCAGCGTGCGCTGGCTCAGGGACCTGAGGGCAAAGCGATCATCGGTCTCTTGGGGGTATAGCCCCAGATAGGATTTGATCAGGATCGACACATTGCGGGCGAACGGCGCCAGGAGCAGTGCGATCTGGAACGCACTGTTGCCACTGCCGAAGATGACCACATCTTGCTGCAGGAAACGATGAGCCTGGCCCCGCGCAACCATTTGATAGACGTCAAAGCAATTGAACCAATGGGCACTGGGCATTTCGAAGGGCGGCGCCTTCGGGCGAATCCCGGTTGCCAGGATAATCTGCTGTGCACGCAAGGAACGATGCTGGGAACCCGGGGCCAGGCTCACCTCGAACAGCCCCTGGACCTTGCTGACGGTGACCACCCGTTGCTGGATCTTGGTCAATTGCAAGGCTTCGAAGTTACTACGGATGTAGGCTGCGTATTCCTCACCGGTGGGGCTGACGCACAACTTGCGCATGAACCTTTGCAAGGGATAGGGCGCGCCTTCGATCTCCAGTTCATTGCAGTAGGACTGCAATGGATGATCGCCCATCATGCCCATGCACCCCCCGAATACATCGCTGATGACAGCGACTTTCAGGCCCAGATCAATCAGCCGGATACACTCGCTAAGCCCTGCGGGACCGCCGCCTACGACAATGACGTCGAACACATGCTGCTCCATTTCAAAAACCCTCCAGGCGGACACAGGCTTGATCAACAATGGGTTTGGCTACCGAGAAAGAGAACCTGACATAGGTGGGGCATGGCCCCTGGTAGAAGGGCGTCGCGGGCAATGGCATGACCCCGCAACGAGCGGCCAGGTGTTGACTGAATTCAACGGGGGACAATAAAGGCGCCCGCCGTGAATAGTCAGCCATGATGTAATGGCCGCCCGCCGGTAACCGGACATCCAGCCCGGCAGCCATCAGCGCACCTGCCAGGCGATCACGTTTGTGCTTGTAGTGCTCACGCAAGCTGTCCAGTCGCCCGGCGGTCAACTCATCGAGCAAAACAGCAACGGCCGCCTGTATGGGGGTGGGTTGGCAATAGCTCAGGTAGAGATGGTGGGCATAGGCTCGCTCCATGAAGGTTGCCTGCGCGCATAACCAACCAATTCGCACGCCCGTCATGGACAACAACTTTGAAGCGCTGCCTGCCACCATCATGGGAATCTGCTGGCTGGGGTAGCGCGCCGGTGTGTCAGCGTCGTACTGATAGTGACGATAGGCTTCGTCGACAATCACCATGAAATCATGGTTTTTTGCCAGCGCCACCAGGTGCTGCCAATCATCAGCGGACATGCACCACCCTGTCGGGTTATGGGGCGTATTGAGCAGCAGTATGCGAACACCCGCGCGCAACTGCTGTTCGAGCAGTGCCCAATCGGGGCCGATCGACTCCCCTACCGACAACGGCACTGCAACAAACTCCAACCCCAGCAACGTGGCCATTCCTGGGTAGTAGGGATAAAAGGGCTCAAAGAACGCGACCCGGCTGCCGTACTGCGTGGACGCTGCGTACAGGGCCAAGTACAAGGCCTCGGTACAGCCACTGGTTACCAGCACTTCGCTGTCGGGCGCATAGCCGGCACTGTGGGCCGCAATGCTTTCGCGCAAAATCATTTCGCCGCGTGGGTCGGCGTACTGCCAGCCCGCCCTGACCTGGCGGGCCAACGCCGCATTCATGGCATTGTCAAACAGGGGTTCAGGAAGCCCTTGCGAAAGGTTCAGCGCTCCTGAGGATGCTGCATATGCACTGGCATCCCTGAAGGGCGCCACTCGACCAATCAATGTCAAATCATCCATGACTTCCCGCCCCCTTGTATTGATTGGTCAGGCGTGAGTGGCTATTCGGTTGAGTCCTTGCCAGAAACGGGTCAACAAGTTCAGTACATCGGCAGCGCCCTCCAGAATATTGTTGCCGTTGTCAGTGTCCCGGGCCGCCTCCATGACCGCGTCACTGATCCATTGCACATGATCGGTTTCTACCAGCATGTGCAGATAGAAATAGGTGAAATCTTCGTGTTTCCACCCGCTGTAGAGGCGGAAGCCTTCGTACAGGTTGGCGATCATCGGAAAGCCGAACTCTTCGATAACGTAATGAGCACCAATGGCATGCTCTGTCGAACCCTCGAGGAAAATTCGACGCAGGCCATCGACCAACTCACTGGCTTCGGGAATATATTCAACCTTCTTCCAGTCATCCAACGTGATGCCAACGCCGGCAAGTACACGCTCGAACATGATGAAGTGTGCCTCGCCTACCCCATCGCCCAGCTCGGACACGACCGTGCGCGCCAGCTTCATCCGAATCACTTCGCTGTCGGTGCGGTGCGAGGTACCCGCCAGGATCTGGGGGAACGTACGAATGTAATAAAAGTACTGCTGGAACACTTTCTTCAGCGTTGCCTTGGGCAGCGGTGCCTGTCGAAAGGTTTTATAGAACGCATTGGTGTTGATCCCCGAAGCCGTGATCATTCCTTTAATCGAATGAATGATTTGCTCACCCGTGAGATAGCCTTGTTCCATTTGCTGAGCCGGCATAGATCCCCCCAAATACGATAAGGTAGCTTGGATGGCCGCGACGGAATGTCGCTGCGCGTTTCAGATAGTAAACAAGCAATTCACGCAAACAAATTAATACTTTTAATCGAAGGCGTTCCGAACAATAGATTTATTTTTAAACATGAAAATCGTGATATTAATTCCATTTAGAATCAATTGATTATGAGTTGGTATTATTTTATCGCACAAAAATAGAGCATTATCTTTTTTTTGCACCAGCAAGATGCATGTCGGGCGCTAAGCTCAAATTAAATCACCCCGATTTGGAAGTCTTCTATAGTGAACAATCAACCCATTGACATCGCATTCACCATCAAAGCCGAGCGAGCCGCCCGGGAATGGTCCATCGGCGAGCTCGCCCAGCTATCCGGCGTATCGAAGGCAATGATCAGCAAAATTGAAAACGCACAGGTCAGCCCGACGTCGACGATCCTGGGCCGGTTGTCGGGAGCTTTCGGCTTGCCCCTCTCCACCCTGTTGCATCGAGCCGAGGGACGCTCGGGACTTCTGTCAAGGGCGGCGGAGCAACCGCGTTGGGTAGACCCGGAAACTGGCTACGCGCGCCAGCAAGTCTCCCCGCGGGAGGGCTGGCCACTGGAGCTCATCAGTGTGCAACTGCCTGCGGGCGTGCGTATCAGCTACCCGGCCACGG
This window encodes:
- a CDS encoding MFS transporter → MSATALDSQGRERRKLVLAVSVGAALEWFDFTLFAIFSLQIAAAFFPASDPLMSLLASYLALAVGFVARPLGALLMGRYADRQGRKAALTLSIMLMGAGTLIIAVCPTYETIGWWAPLSVVVARILQGVAAGGEIGGALAYLVETAPADRRALFASSQQVAQAGSFLLCGLSASLLSSALTPAQLDEWGWRVPYVFGLLVVVAGLKIRRSLEESEPLRRFLDNQDKHAMAGKGPSLRPYLPNLVMGVLIVVLWTVATQLINFIPTYASMVLELPRNKAYLGLVLVGLITLLCPLTALLSDRIGRYTVMLIGAVGVALCAYPGFVWLNNSPSLQTLIIFQCALAVLMVLYTGPAAAALAELFPVQVRALGVSLAYALSVTLFGSATPALITLIYRQSGDALAAAHWLFAAACLSAIPLAWVSLSKYRASATPALTAEHET
- the argE gene encoding acetylornithine deacetylase is translated as MTLSLAFAQGAADACSNDDRSVLARTLEIARTLIGFPSVSDRSNLDLIEWVSGYLHGFGVQAQILPDASGRKANLFASLGPPRPGGIILSGHTDVVPVAGQAWAQDPFSAYLDQDRLYGRGSSDMKGFIAVVLAMVPELMASARQSFHLALSYDEEVGAMGAKHLAPFITQAQLEPAGCIVGEPTSMALVIGHKGRHEINCCVHGKVAHSSLPNEGVNAIDYAARVQMQLQHVARRLSQGPLDSGFDVPYTTVQVCRVNGGVAGNVIPGQCSFDFEIRYLPGCDAEQLLVQIKDDAKQAMHSETDDRAWAASIEFSHTLHTPGLDEKGNQAFAQWVREASSMAHGRQRVAYSTEAGLFQAAGIPTIVCGPGSIKQAHKVNEYVDLAQLKACEQFLRRLARCEPLPPFPAGGAQ
- a CDS encoding LysR family transcriptional regulator; protein product: MESLSGIDFFVRAAETRSFSEAGRALGISSSAVGKSVARLEERLGVRLFHRSTRSITLTAEGTLFLERCRRILCEVEAAELELSQTRQAPRGKLRVSLPLVADLVMPTLMAFMRRYPSIELDLDFSDRLVDIIEEGFDVVVRTGEPNDSRLMSRPLGTFKLVVVGSPRYLAEHGTPQVPADLLRHACLLYKFPSTGRMQVWPINGEGQPDLNLPATLVCNTTEALLYVVRDALGIACVPDFTVRDAIAAGELVTVLDDFNRHQSTFRMLWPSSKHLAPKLRVFIDFMSSELFK
- a CDS encoding MFS transporter: MTIANTHIDADAEVVPDTAPLPIGSLFALALAAFVTILTEALPAGLLSQISEGLAISEALAGQLVTVYAIGSLLAAIPLTAATQGMRRRSLLLMAIAGFAVANTVTTFSTHYGLTIVARLLGGVSAGLLWALLAGYAARMVPESQKGRAIAIAMVGAPLALSLGVPAGTLLGNLVGWRMSFALMSLFAVALMVWVRLKVPDFPGQASSKRLALGQVFTLPGVRSVLFVVLAFVLAHNILFTYIAPFLTAAGLGERTDLVLLVFGVASLLGIWVVGVLIDRHLRALTLAGTVLFALSAMMLGAMNDRPAAVYIAVAAWGIAFGGAGTLFQTAIAKTAGDAADLAQSMLVTAWNLAIAGGGIVGGILLDHLGVVAFAPVLVVLLLLTLAVVGSARQYGFAKRVQ
- a CDS encoding TIGR02270 family protein, whose product is MVPISSMIEQHAEEACFLILLHDHAVRAPHYDLDDLGKLDERIDAHLDGLRIAGSTSLEILLTQLGPHTVGEMFACVLLAFEAANAKVLSRLSEHLRSATETERGYLMALGWLDWERISPWIERMLASPEPLFHRLGLAACGMHRQNPGPILLTELSHADPSVLARAARTAGELRRRDLLPAIRAHRQHEDAATRFWANWATSQMGDQQALEALRSFAEQPGEFQYRALCVLLAWQEREPSIAWIRQWVQDPRDRRIGVQALGLLGDPVCVPWLIQQMSDLPYARVAGEAFSMITGADLALLDLELQALPNFDAGPNDNPEDPNVAMDPDENLPWPDSQAIERWWQANSGHFQEGTRYMLGLAHSEHSFQQALVRGQQRQRIAAACGLARFRPDVALFPTNAPAWRQKRLLGMTAVSGR
- a CDS encoding SDR family NAD(P)-dependent oxidoreductase; this translates as MPNATGQNPVALISGVGSEIGIGMAIARRLGTAGARLIVTASSARINDRVAELRAEGFEVEGRALDLTDENQVREFMAWAESLWGQIDILVNNAGMAMQGSPEFFSDVASMDLHTWNLTLARNLTTAFLLTRAVLPGMRARRYGRIVNISSTTGIRCSNPGEAAYSAAKAAMVGMSMSLALEVAQQGITVNSVAPGWITTGSTTTEEAKAAEYTPMGRAGRPEEVAALVAFLASSEASYLTGEVIVVDGGNCLVENKAP